The following coding sequences are from one Streptomyces sp. NBC_01485 window:
- a CDS encoding non-ribosomal peptide synthetase: protein MIPLSFAQQRLWFLNQFEGGGAGGASYNMPLFVRLSGRLDRDALAEALRDVVERHESLRTRFPDRDGQPYQRIVSDRAAYPALTVEEVTATDLDARVGEAADEGFALADELPLRARLFVLGPDEHALLLVVHHIAADGWSMVPLARDLSEAYAARLAGGGAPGWGELPVQYVDYTLWQRELLGSEDDEDSLLNRQVGYWRETLAGLPEELQLPTDRPRAAVASNVGAAVELEIAGDVHAGMARLARENGATVFMVAQAALATLLTRLGAGTDVPLGTPIAGRTDEALDDLIGFFVNNLVLRTDTSGDPTFRELLGRVRETSLTAYAHQDVPFERLVEVLNPERSLARHPLFQVMLAVQNNAEPRLELAGLNGELETVGTHAVKLDLWFDLAERHTADGAPDGIGGAVQYATDLFDERTVRVLADRFVRVLTAAVKNPDQRVGQAEILTSGELERLGVWSAGPVRGLPGGSLPELFAARVVSSPGAVAVVAGDVELSYAELAARVDGLARWLVERGVGPGGRVVVALPRSVELVVALLAVQRVGAAYVPVDPEYPAERIAHIREDAGAVLVLTPDVLPALGGGVEGFEGGLSSVLGSAAYVIYTSGSTGRPKGVVVGQSALVNFLSSMVERFPMGVGERLVAVTTVAFDIAGLELFLPLVQGAAVVIAGRDEVRDPHALAGLVAEHKASVVQGTPSLWRAVVDQAPEAVRGLRVLVGGEALPKDLALQLGELAADVTNLYGPTETTIWSTAAKVGAGGEVSIGSPIANTRVHVLDDRLRLVPPGVAGELYIAGEGLAYGYHRRPGLTAERFTADPYGAPGERMYRTGDVVRWRADGQLEYLSRADHQVKLRGHRIEPGEIEAALIRHGAVGQAVVVAREDTPGDQRLVAYLVPASASGTPDTAALRDALAATLPAYMVPSAFVVLDALPLTPNGKLDRAALPVPEYDTAAAKGRGPRNAQEEILCELYANVLGVDQVGIDDNLFELGGHSLLAIRLVSRIRAALGIELPLQAVFEAPTIATLSGRLAGTAGARSGLQPMPRPVRVPLSFAQRRLWFLNQLEAAGSGYNMSFSVRLTGELDRDAMAAALRDVVERHESLRTRFPDHEGEPYQAVVTIGSAGSAGSAGAVGPELAVVDTVEAELDRAVAAVTGTGFDLAVDLPLRATLFALSPTDHVLLLVVHHIAGDGTSMAPLARDLSTAYAARRSGRTPGWQPLPVQYADYTLWQRELLGSEENEESLLARQVGFWRESLAGLPEELQLPTDRPRPATATNNGAAVDLEIDGALHAAITRLARDNGATVFMVAQTALATLLTRLGAGTDIPLGTPIAGRTDEALDDLVGFFVNTLVLRTDTSGDPTFRELLGRVRETDLAAYAHQDVPFERLVELLNPQRSLARHPLFQTMLAVENAGEARLDLPGLSTNSRMAGVGAAKFDLSVSMTERHTGDGSPDGVHCILHYTTDLFDESTVRAIADRFTRTLAAAVADPDQTISQAEILTARERAELADWSAGPAWEQPDATVPELFEARVARTPDATALVYGDTELTYAELNARANRLARLLAGRGVGPERCVAVALPRSADLIVARLAVLKAGAAYLPIDLKYPVERIRFMLADAAPVLVVTTVADAEELPAAGVETLALDDPRVTVVRDRADGGDLTDRDRHAPLRADHPAYVIYTSGSTGRPKGIVSTHRGAAPFARTLAERFAVTPDSRILQFASPSFDSTFLEECMSLLSGATLVGAPAERLRPGPELAELLGSGLASHVLLIPSVLALLPEGSLPDDLVLGVGGEACSAELVDRWAAGRRMVNAYGPSESTVCLTFTDPMLPGRGTPSIGRPAHGSRCYVLDSRLQPVPAGVTGELYIAGEGLARGYLNRAALTADRFPACPFGQPGARMYRTGDLARWNQDGELEYLGREDDQVKIRGMRIEPGEIEAAVVRHDSVGQAVLVVREDTPGDQRLVAYVVPEGDRTPSTDGGVDGGVDVAALRGHLASVLPAHMVPSAVVVLDALPLMPNGKLDRKALPVPDAAGTASGRAPRSDREKVLCELFADLLGVEQVGIDDRFFDLGGDSIVSIQLVSRARAAGLKITPRDVFERQTVEGLALVATESDQTPVEEAGAGTGALLPTPVMRQTLDSGRPIGRFSQAMLLRVPPKLGTDALTAALQAVLDRHDALRMRVETRVTPADGDEEAWALEIAAVGAVRAADLIRRIDVIGLDGDDLAEIVAVEAEAARGRLDPGEGVMAQAVWFDAGPVRSGRLSLVVHHLAVDGVSWRVLLPDLAQAWQAAADGRPPVPEPVGTSLRTWTGKLAAEAVNPARLAELPLWLAALEGTGASGGTDPLLGDRPLDPATDVARTARTVTVVVPPERTEPLLTQLPARFHAGVNDVLLTALTLAVGRHRGLGDGTGVLVDLESHGREGLAGISDSLELSRTVGWFTSVYPVRLDPGPFDEAAVWDGGQDAGTVLKRIKEQLRAVPDHGIGYGLLRHLNPDTAAELSAAPVPQIAFNYLGRVPVQPAEDWSPAGEGSTAGSGSDPGMPLTHVLTVDAVTMDTPRGPELHVSWSWAGGVLSEAAVRELADGYTDALDALARHAALPDSGGRTPSDLSLLSLSQSDIDDLELTWRKRK from the coding sequence GTGATACCTCTGTCGTTCGCCCAGCAACGGCTGTGGTTCCTCAACCAGTTCGAGGGCGGCGGGGCCGGCGGGGCCTCCTACAACATGCCGCTGTTCGTCCGGCTCAGCGGGCGACTGGACCGCGACGCTCTCGCCGAGGCGCTGCGGGACGTGGTGGAGCGGCACGAGAGCCTGCGCACCCGCTTCCCCGACCGCGACGGTCAGCCGTACCAGCGCATCGTGTCCGACCGGGCCGCCTATCCGGCGCTCACTGTCGAGGAAGTGACCGCGACCGATCTCGACGCCCGTGTAGGCGAGGCCGCCGACGAGGGCTTCGCCCTGGCCGACGAACTCCCGCTGCGCGCCCGCCTGTTCGTGCTCGGCCCCGACGAGCACGCCCTGCTTCTGGTCGTGCACCACATCGCGGCCGACGGCTGGTCGATGGTGCCGCTGGCCCGCGACCTGTCGGAGGCGTACGCGGCGCGGTTGGCGGGAGGCGGCGCGCCCGGCTGGGGCGAGTTGCCGGTCCAGTACGTGGATTACACGTTGTGGCAGCGGGAGTTGCTCGGCTCGGAGGACGACGAGGACAGCCTGCTGAACCGGCAGGTCGGGTACTGGCGTGAGACGCTGGCCGGCCTGCCGGAGGAACTCCAGCTCCCAACAGACCGGCCACGTGCGGCAGTTGCCAGCAACGTGGGCGCCGCCGTCGAGCTGGAGATCGCGGGTGACGTCCACGCCGGGATGGCCCGCCTAGCCCGTGAGAACGGTGCCACGGTCTTCATGGTCGCGCAGGCGGCGCTGGCGACGCTGCTGACCCGGCTCGGGGCCGGTACGGACGTTCCGTTGGGCACGCCGATCGCGGGCCGCACCGACGAGGCGTTGGACGACCTGATCGGGTTCTTCGTCAACAACCTCGTGCTGCGCACCGACACGTCCGGCGATCCCACCTTCCGTGAGCTGCTCGGCCGGGTCCGCGAGACGAGCCTCACCGCGTACGCGCATCAGGACGTGCCGTTCGAGCGGCTGGTGGAGGTGCTGAACCCGGAGCGGTCGTTGGCCCGGCATCCGCTCTTCCAGGTCATGCTGGCGGTGCAGAACAACGCCGAGCCGCGTCTCGAACTGGCCGGTCTGAACGGTGAGTTGGAGACTGTCGGAACCCATGCCGTCAAGCTGGACCTGTGGTTCGACCTCGCCGAACGGCACACCGCCGACGGAGCCCCGGACGGCATCGGCGGTGCCGTCCAGTACGCCACCGACCTGTTCGACGAGCGCACGGTGCGGGTACTGGCGGACCGGTTCGTCCGCGTGCTGACAGCAGCGGTGAAGAACCCGGACCAGCGCGTCGGCCAGGCCGAGATTCTCACTTCCGGTGAGTTGGAGCGGTTGGGTGTCTGGTCGGCTGGTCCGGTTCGGGGGTTGCCGGGTGGGTCGTTGCCGGAGTTGTTCGCGGCGCGGGTGGTGAGTTCTCCGGGTGCGGTGGCTGTGGTTGCCGGGGACGTCGAGTTGTCCTACGCGGAGCTGGCTGCGCGGGTGGATGGCTTGGCGCGGTGGCTGGTCGAGCGGGGTGTTGGGCCGGGTGGGCGTGTGGTGGTGGCGTTGCCTCGGTCGGTGGAGTTGGTGGTGGCGTTGCTCGCGGTACAGCGCGTCGGGGCTGCGTATGTGCCGGTGGATCCGGAGTATCCGGCGGAGCGGATCGCGCATATCCGTGAGGATGCGGGCGCGGTGCTGGTGCTGACGCCGGATGTGCTGCCTGCGCTCGGTGGTGGAGTGGAGGGCTTCGAAGGCGGCCTGTCTTCGGTGCTGGGGTCTGCGGCGTATGTGATCTATACGTCCGGTTCGACGGGTCGGCCGAAGGGTGTGGTGGTCGGTCAGTCGGCGTTGGTGAATTTCCTGTCGTCGATGGTTGAGCGGTTCCCGATGGGGGTGGGGGAGCGGCTTGTTGCGGTGACGACGGTGGCTTTCGATATCGCGGGCCTTGAGTTGTTCCTGCCGTTGGTGCAGGGGGCTGCGGTGGTGATCGCGGGTCGGGACGAGGTTCGTGATCCGCACGCTCTGGCTGGGCTGGTGGCGGAGCACAAGGCGTCGGTGGTGCAGGGGACGCCGAGTCTGTGGCGGGCGGTCGTGGACCAGGCGCCGGAGGCGGTGCGGGGGTTGCGGGTGCTTGTGGGTGGTGAGGCGCTGCCTAAGGATCTCGCGTTGCAGCTGGGGGAGTTGGCGGCCGACGTCACCAATCTCTACGGGCCGACGGAGACCACCATCTGGTCCACGGCGGCGAAGGTGGGTGCCGGGGGTGAGGTGTCGATCGGGTCGCCGATCGCCAACACCCGGGTCCATGTCCTCGACGACCGTCTCCGTCTCGTTCCGCCGGGTGTGGCGGGCGAGTTGTATATCGCCGGTGAGGGGCTGGCGTACGGATATCACCGGCGTCCGGGACTGACGGCGGAACGCTTCACTGCCGATCCGTACGGTGCGCCCGGAGAGCGGATGTATCGCACCGGGGATGTGGTGCGCTGGCGTGCCGACGGTCAGCTTGAGTATCTGAGTCGTGCCGATCATCAGGTGAAGCTGCGTGGGCATCGGATCGAGCCCGGTGAGATCGAGGCCGCGCTCATCCGGCACGGGGCTGTTGGTCAGGCCGTGGTGGTGGCCCGTGAGGACACCCCCGGCGATCAGCGCCTCGTCGCCTACCTCGTACCGGCCTCGGCTTCCGGCACCCCGGACACGGCCGCCCTGCGTGACGCACTGGCCGCGACCCTCCCCGCGTACATGGTGCCGTCGGCGTTCGTCGTCCTGGATGCGCTGCCGCTGACCCCGAACGGCAAGCTGGACCGTGCCGCTCTGCCGGTGCCGGAGTACGACACGGCCGCCGCCAAGGGGCGTGGCCCCCGTAACGCGCAGGAGGAGATCCTCTGCGAGCTGTACGCCAACGTCCTCGGCGTGGACCAGGTCGGCATCGACGACAACCTCTTCGAGCTCGGTGGTCACTCCCTTCTCGCGATACGGCTGGTCAGCCGTATCCGGGCCGCGCTGGGCATCGAACTGCCCCTACAGGCAGTCTTCGAGGCACCGACGATCGCAACGCTGTCGGGCCGCCTGGCGGGGACGGCCGGTGCGCGCAGTGGGTTGCAGCCCATGCCCCGGCCGGTGCGGGTGCCGTTGTCGTTCGCGCAGCGTCGGTTGTGGTTCCTCAACCAGTTGGAGGCGGCGGGGTCGGGCTACAACATGTCCTTCTCCGTCCGGCTGACGGGTGAGCTGGACCGGGATGCCATGGCCGCCGCGCTGCGGGACGTGGTGGAGCGGCACGAGAGCCTGCGCACCCGCTTCCCCGATCACGAGGGCGAGCCCTACCAGGCCGTCGTCACGATCGGGTCCGCCGGGTCCGCTGGGTCTGCCGGGGCCGTCGGGCCGGAACTGGCTGTCGTCGACACGGTCGAGGCGGAGTTGGACCGGGCTGTCGCCGCCGTGACGGGCACCGGGTTCGACCTGGCGGTGGATCTCCCGCTGCGGGCAACGCTGTTCGCGCTGTCGCCCACCGACCATGTGCTGCTGCTCGTGGTCCACCACATCGCGGGTGACGGCACCTCCATGGCACCGCTGGCCCGCGACCTCTCCACCGCGTACGCGGCGCGGCGAAGTGGCCGTACGCCCGGCTGGCAGCCGCTGCCCGTGCAGTACGCGGACTACACCCTCTGGCAGCGCGAGCTGCTCGGCTCGGAGGAGAACGAGGAGAGCCTGCTGGCGCGCCAAGTCGGGTTCTGGCGCGAGTCGTTGGCCGGTCTGCCCGAGGAACTCCAACTGCCCACCGACCGGCCCCGCCCGGCCACCGCCACCAACAACGGCGCTGCCGTGGACCTGGAGATCGACGGCGCGCTGCACGCCGCCATCACCCGCCTCGCCCGCGACAACGGGGCGACCGTCTTCATGGTCGCCCAGACCGCGCTGGCCACGCTGCTGACCCGGCTCGGCGCAGGCACCGACATCCCGCTCGGGACGCCGATCGCGGGCCGTACCGACGAAGCCCTCGACGACCTCGTCGGGTTCTTCGTCAACACGCTGGTGCTGCGCACCGACACCTCCGGCGACCCCACCTTCCGCGAACTCCTCGGCCGGGTCCGCGAAACCGACCTGGCCGCCTACGCCCATCAAGACGTGCCGTTCGAGCGGCTGGTGGAACTCCTCAACCCGCAGCGCTCCCTCGCCCGGCACCCCCTCTTCCAGACCATGCTCGCCGTCGAGAACGCGGGCGAGGCGCGGCTCGATCTGCCGGGGCTGAGCACCAACTCCCGTATGGCGGGCGTCGGCGCGGCCAAGTTCGATCTGTCCGTCAGCATGACGGAGCGGCACACCGGCGACGGCAGTCCCGACGGAGTGCACTGCATCCTGCACTACACCACCGACCTGTTCGACGAGAGCACGGTGCGGGCGATCGCCGACCGGTTCACGCGGACGCTGGCCGCGGCGGTGGCGGACCCCGACCAGACCATCAGCCAGGCCGAGATCCTCACCGCCCGCGAGCGCGCCGAGCTGGCCGACTGGTCGGCGGGACCGGCCTGGGAGCAGCCCGACGCCACGGTTCCGGAACTGTTCGAGGCCCGGGTCGCCCGTACCCCGGACGCCACCGCCCTGGTCTACGGCGACACCGAACTCACCTACGCCGAGCTCAACGCCCGTGCGAACCGGCTGGCCCGGCTGCTGGCGGGCCGGGGCGTGGGGCCGGAACGGTGTGTGGCGGTGGCCCTGCCTCGGTCGGCCGACCTGATCGTGGCCCGGCTCGCCGTACTGAAGGCGGGAGCCGCCTACCTTCCGATCGACCTGAAGTACCCGGTCGAGCGGATCCGGTTCATGCTGGCCGACGCCGCCCCGGTCCTGGTCGTCACCACCGTCGCCGACGCCGAGGAACTGCCCGCGGCCGGTGTCGAGACCCTCGCCCTGGACGACCCGCGCGTGACCGTCGTCCGGGACCGCGCCGACGGCGGCGACCTGACCGACCGCGACCGGCACGCGCCGCTGCGCGCCGACCACCCGGCGTACGTCATCTACACCTCAGGGTCGACGGGACGCCCCAAGGGCATCGTGTCCACCCACCGGGGGGCCGCGCCGTTCGCCCGGACTCTCGCGGAACGGTTCGCCGTCACCCCCGACAGCCGGATCCTCCAGTTCGCGTCGCCGAGTTTCGACTCGACGTTCCTCGAGGAGTGCATGTCGCTGCTCAGCGGGGCCACCCTGGTGGGCGCTCCGGCGGAACGGCTGCGTCCGGGACCCGAGCTCGCGGAACTCCTCGGCAGCGGGCTGGCCAGCCACGTCCTGCTCATCCCGTCCGTACTGGCCCTGCTGCCGGAGGGCTCGCTCCCCGACGACCTGGTCCTCGGCGTCGGCGGTGAGGCGTGCTCGGCCGAACTCGTGGACCGCTGGGCGGCGGGCCGTCGTATGGTCAACGCGTACGGCCCCAGCGAGTCGACCGTGTGTCTCACCTTCACCGATCCGATGCTGCCCGGCCGGGGGACGCCGTCCATCGGGCGTCCCGCCCACGGGTCCCGGTGTTACGTGCTGGACTCCCGGCTTCAGCCGGTGCCGGCGGGCGTGACCGGTGAGCTGTACATCGCCGGCGAGGGACTGGCCCGCGGCTACCTCAACCGTGCCGCCCTCACCGCGGACCGCTTCCCTGCCTGCCCGTTCGGCCAGCCCGGTGCCCGCATGTACCGCACCGGCGACCTGGCCCGCTGGAACCAGGACGGCGAGCTCGAATACCTCGGCCGCGAGGACGACCAGGTCAAGATCCGGGGCATGCGCATCGAGCCCGGCGAGATCGAGGCCGCCGTCGTCCGCCACGACAGCGTCGGCCAGGCCGTGCTGGTCGTCCGCGAGGACACGCCCGGTGACCAGCGACTCGTCGCGTACGTCGTACCGGAGGGGGACCGGACACCCAGTACGGATGGGGGCGTGGACGGGGGTGTGGACGTGGCGGCGCTGCGGGGCCATCTGGCCTCCGTGCTGCCCGCTCACATGGTGCCGTCGGCCGTCGTCGTCCTCGACGCCCTGCCGCTGATGCCCAACGGCAAACTCGACCGCAAGGCGCTGCCCGTGCCGGACGCGGCCGGTACGGCGTCCGGGCGCGCGCCGCGCAGTGACCGGGAGAAGGTGCTGTGCGAGCTGTTCGCCGATCTCCTCGGCGTCGAACAGGTCGGCATCGACGACCGGTTCTTCGACCTGGGCGGCGACAGCATCGTGTCGATCCAGTTGGTCTCCCGGGCGCGCGCGGCGGGTCTGAAGATCACCCCGCGCGATGTGTTCGAACGCCAGACGGTCGAGGGCCTCGCCCTGGTGGCCACCGAGAGCGATCAGACACCGGTGGAGGAGGCGGGCGCCGGAACCGGTGCGCTGCTGCCGACGCCGGTCATGCGCCAGACGCTGGACTCCGGCCGGCCGATCGGCCGCTTCAGCCAGGCGATGCTGCTGCGCGTCCCGCCGAAACTGGGCACCGACGCCCTGACGGCGGCTCTGCAAGCGGTACTTGACCGGCACGACGCGCTGCGGATGCGGGTGGAGACGCGGGTCACTCCCGCAGACGGCGACGAGGAGGCGTGGGCCCTGGAGATCGCCGCCGTCGGAGCCGTCCGCGCCGCCGACCTCATACGCCGAATAGACGTCATCGGGCTGGACGGCGATGACCTGGCGGAGATCGTCGCCGTCGAGGCCGAGGCTGCCCGGGGGCGGCTGGATCCCGGCGAGGGGGTGATGGCCCAGGCCGTCTGGTTCGACGCCGGGCCCGTCCGCTCCGGGCGGCTGTCGCTGGTCGTGCACCACCTGGCGGTGGACGGCGTCTCCTGGCGCGTGCTGCTGCCCGACCTCGCCCAGGCGTGGCAGGCCGCGGCGGACGGCCGGCCCCCCGTACCGGAACCGGTGGGCACCTCGTTGCGGACCTGGACCGGGAAACTGGCCGCGGAAGCCGTGAACCCGGCCCGGCTGGCCGAACTCCCCTTGTGGCTCGCCGCGTTGGAAGGTACGGGCGCAAGCGGCGGCACCGACCCGCTGCTCGGGGACCGTCCGCTCGACCCCGCCACGGACGTGGCCCGCACCGCCCGTACCGTCACGGTCGTCGTGCCGCCGGAGCGGACCGAGCCGCTGCTGACCCAGCTCCCGGCGCGGTTCCACGCGGGCGTCAACGACGTCCTGCTGACCGCGCTGACCCTGGCCGTCGGACGCCATCGCGGCCTCGGCGACGGCACCGGCGTCCTCGTCGACCTGGAGAGTCACGGCCGCGAAGGGCTCGCCGGGATCTCCGACAGCCTCGAACTGTCCCGTACGGTCGGCTGGTTCACCTCGGTGTACCCGGTGCGGCTGGACCCGGGGCCGTTCGACGAGGCCGCCGTGTGGGACGGCGGGCAGGACGCCGGCACCGTGCTCAAGCGGATCAAGGAGCAGTTGCGGGCCGTCCCGGACCACGGCATCGGATACGGGCTGCTGCGCCACCTCAACCCGGACACCGCCGCGGAGTTGAGCGCCGCGCCCGTACCGCAGATCGCGTTCAACTACCTGGGGCGGGTTCCGGTGCAGCCGGCCGAGGACTGGTCGCCCGCCGGCGAGGGCTCGACGGCGGGTTCCGGCTCCGATCCCGGCATGCCCCTCACCCACGTGCTCACCGTCGACGCGGTGACCATGGACACCCCTCGCGGGCCGGAACTGCACGTGTCCTGGTCCTGGGCGGGGGGAGTGCTGTCCGAAGCGGCCGTGCGCGAACTCGCCGACGGCTACACCGACGCGCTGGACGCGCTGGCGCGGCACGCCGCGCTGCCGGACAGCGGCGGACGTACCCCGTCGGACCTGTCGCTGCTGAGCCTGTCGCAGTCCGACATCGACGACCTCGAACTGACATGGAGGAAGCGGAAGTGA